The following are from one region of the Oryzias melastigma strain HK-1 linkage group LG22, ASM292280v2, whole genome shotgun sequence genome:
- the baz1a gene encoding bromodomain adjacent to zinc finger domain protein 1A, which produces MPLLHRKAFIRQKPPADLRPDEEVFLCKITHEIFRTYDEFFERTILCNSLVWSCALTGRAGLTYLEAVESEQRARQSLRSFPRALLVPLLHLAALSHRSRLVELCEDVYAFVKDRFFPGEVVEVSRRNGVRHMCEILEVHSPYSSANGVAPANRATGTNGHANPAQIDTIVISDSDEEDDAFQSPVVHAKGKKKPLSPSVFKYTVRMMSDEHSEPFTVKANQISRRKSILSREKLKLLYKQHCEPQRGFIMLKASTVKKFQLSEQIFSQFFPDEPPQFPFSSPSSNGGACASPGQASLSPLQAMEEKLKLLQKREEMAAAAQDKARLKREREGAQDAKRREREDKDRLKEEQRKRFEEEKQRKKEEKERRKLEKEREREKLKEEKKKYAQRLKLLSKPREDMECEDLKELPSPVPVRTRVPPNLFGEALMVLEFLRAFGEAFDLKDEFPDGITLEVLEEALVGSDPEGPLCELLFFFLTAIFQALDEEQEELKDQAEDLLGPLDDDLDPTQSALSAVASLAAAWPQLHQGSSLKQLDLDSCTLSEILRLHILASGADSNHGNAKFRYQKQGGFTVMDDPCVELRLAEPALLKKLSSTPVYDLTAEEKLKILKALVGKLLTLASSRDLIEDCVEEQKAVRQELREIRAEQHRRGREEAAHRVRLRKEEKLREQELRMKEKEEKLREQEAMERLPTNGETTAGRAAEDYNGERPPSCKKETKAEGENYQQMSVENKPLPPPPTLSKEELEKEQEKVRELQERIQKAAACTCLLPLGRDRLYRRYWILPSGSALFVEDDSFGLTEDMLRPRPKPSEDGEEGTTESTASSPAPSFGDTLPVNRPNVWSFYSSMEEVDRLIEALNPRGHRESSLKEALLQDRERLQQLLSTCDCSKYTCTGEPEASRTGPDGSAAAESVMEGRLRDLLLDLEDRVHQGTLGSLKVPDRQVWRVALETGNYELLGADGRESVKVNGQVEAMEVESAHLRSRDRLQELRADGPASCGISGSGTPQVVSSSVRILSQALADIEQGIERRFLKPPLGEEDSKKDHKMKKNKKKEEDQASDDRGSDSGRVVKTVLERWRDSLQACSSLSQVFVHMSSLERSIMWSRSILNARCRICRRKGDADNMLLCDGCERGHHTHCLRPRLKSVPEGDWFCPDCRPKQRSSRIPSRQRSSIDEEEEESEEEEEEDDSEEEEDSEDEEDDEEEEEEVVESSRKSQAPPPKGKSQSAPSKVQQTTPKNSSAPSGKTSNSSGKKATPPKAKSSTSKAPPRSGRSSARLSHENSTPTSKAKASPGQSDSHKKSPTDSAPPKPSRAILSPSDQSSSSRRSSGRNQGVHELSACEQLTVELVRHEDSWPFMKLVSKTQVPDYYDIIKKPIALSTIREKVNNCQYQSTSEFICDVELMFSNCLQYNPRHTNEAKAGVRLQQFFHAQLSALGLLERSSAPPSKRPRH; this is translated from the exons TGAGTTCTTTGAGAGGACCATCCTCTGCAACAGCCTTGTGTGGAGCTGTGCGCTCACGGGGCGAGCGGGCCTCACGTACCTGGAGGCGGTGGAGAGCGAGCAGCGTGCGCGGCAGAGCCTGCGCAGCTTTCCCCGGGCGCTGCTGGTGCCCCTCCTCCACCTGGCTGCGCTGAGCCACCGCAGCCGGCTGGTGGAGCTCTGCGAGGACGTCTACGCCTTCGTCAaggaccgcttcttccctggaGAAGTGGTGGAGGTCAGCAGGCGCAACGGGGTCAG GCACATGTGTGAGATCCTGGAGGTGCACTCGCCGTACTCCAGCGCTAACGGAGTGGCGCCCGCCAACAGAGCGACGGGCACTAACGGCCACGCCAACCCAGCTCAGATTGACACCATCGTTATCAGTGACAGCGATGAAGAGGACGACGCGTTCCAGAGTCCCGTCGTGCACGCCAAAGG gaaaaaaaaacctttgagtCCGTCTGTGTTCAAATACACCGTGAGGATGATGAGCGATGAACACAGCGAGCCTTTCACCGTCAAAGCCAATCAGATCAG TCGGAGGAAGTCCATCCTGTCCAGAGAGAAGCTGAAGCTGCTCTACAAGCAGCACTGCGAGCCTCAGAGAGGCTTCATCATGCTGAAG GCCTCCACCGTGAAGAAGTTCCAGCTCTCCGAACAGATCTTCTCCCAGTTCTTCCCCGATGAGCCCCCCCAGTTCCCGTTCAGCTCTCCCTCCTCTAATGGGGGAGCATGCGCCTCACCTGGACAG GCGAGTCTGTCGCCTCTTCAAGCGATGGAGGagaagctgaagctgctgcagaagaGGGAGGAGATGGCCGCCGCCGCTCAGGACAAAGCTCGGCTAAAGAGGGAGCGGGAGGGGGCGCAGGATGCCAAGAGGAGGGAGCGGGAGGACAAGGACaggctgaaggaggagcagaggaagaggtttgaggaggagaagcagaggaagaaggaggagaaggagcgcAGGAAGCTGGAAAAGGAGAGG GAGCGGGagaagctgaaggaggagaagaagaagtaCGCCCAGAGACTGAAGCTGCTGAGCAAACCCAGGGAGGACATGGAGTGTGAGGACCTGAag GAGCTGCCCAGTCCGGTTCCAGTGAGGACCCGGGTTCCGCCCAATCTCTTTGGAGAAGCTCTGATGGTTCTGGAGTTCTTGCGGGCTTTCGGCGAGGCTTTCGACCTGAAAGATGAGTTCCCGGACGGCATTACTCTGG AGGTTCTGGAGGAAGCTCTGGTTGGTTCTGATCCGGAAGGTCCtctgtgtgagctgctgttcttCTTCCTGACGGCCATCTTCCAGGCTCTGgatgaggagcaggaggagctgaaggaTCAGGCTGAAG acctgcTGGGCCCGCTGGACGACGACTTGGACCCCACCCAGTCGGCGCTGAGCGCCGTGGCCTCGCTGGCGGCGGCCTGGCCTCAACTGCATCAGGGCAGCTCCCTCAAACAGCTGGACCTGGACAGCTGCACGCTGTCAGAGATCCTGCGGCTGCACATCCTCGCCTCCGGGGCCGACAGTAACCATGGCAACGCCAAGTTCCGCTACCAGAAGCAGGGCGGGTTCACGGTGATGGACGACCCGTGCGTGGAGCTCCGATTGGCCGAGCCGGCGCTGCTGAAGAAGCTGTCGTCCACCCCGGTGTACGACCTCACCGCCG AGGAGaagctgaagatcctgaaggcTCTGGTGGGGAAACTCCTAACGCTGGCGTCCAGCAGGGATCTGATAGAGGACTGTGTGGAGGAGCAGAAAGCCGTGAGGCAGGAGCTGAGGGAGATCCGGGCGGAGCAGCACCgcagagggagggaggaggcCGCGCACAG GGTTCGTCTGCGAAAGGAGGAGAAGCTGAGAGAGCAGGAGCTGAGGatgaaggagaaggaggagaaactCAGGGAGCAGGAGGCCATGGAGCGCCTTCCAACAAACGG TGAAACGACTGCAGGACGTGCGGCTGAGGATTACAACGGAGAGCGTCCTCCATCCTGTAAAAAGGAGACGAAAG CTGAAGGAGAAAACTATCAGCAGATGAGTGTGGAGAACaaacctcttcctcctcctcccactcTGAGtaaagaggagctggagaaggagcAGGAGAAG GTCCGAGAGCTGCAGGAGCGGATCCAGAAGGCGGCAGCCTGCACCTGCCTGCTGCCGCTGGGCCGCGACCGCCTGTACCGCCGGTACTGGATCCTCCCCTCAGGCTCCGCCCTCTTTGTGGAGGACGACTCTTTTGGTCTGACTGAAGACATGCTGCGGCCGCGACCGAAGCCGAGCGAGGACGGTGAAGAAGGGACCACAGAGAG CACCGcttcaagccccgccccttcatTCGGCGACACGCTGCCGGTGAACCGGCCGAACGTCTGGTCCTTCTACAGCTCGATGGAGGAGGTGGATCGGCTGATTGAGGCTCTGAACCCTCGGGGTCACAGGGAGAGCAGCCTGAAGGAGGCGCTGCTGCAGGACCGGGagcgtctgcagcagctgctgagcaCCTGCGACTGCAGCAAGTACACCTGCACAG GTGAGCCAGAGGCGTCCAGAACCGGTCCGGACGGTTCTGCTGCAGCCGAGTCGGTGATGGAGGGCAGACTGAGAGACCTGCTGCTGGACCTGGAGGACCGCGTCCACCAGGGGACTCTGGGAAGCCTGAAG GTCCCGGACAGACAGGTGTGGCGCGTGGCGCTGGAAACGGGAAACTACGAGCTGCTGGGCGCCGACGGCAGAGAGAGCGTGAAGGTGAACGGGCAGGTGGAGGCCATGGAGGTGGAGTCTGCACACCTGAGATCCAGAGACAG GCTGCAGGAGCTGAGGGCGGACGGGCCGGCCTCGTGTGGGATCAGCGGCAGCGGCACCCCTCAGGTGGTCAGCAGCTCGGTTCGAATCCTGTCCCAGGCTCTCGCCGACATCGAGCAAGGCATCGAGCGGCGCTTCCTCAAACCCCCTCTGG GAGAAGAAGACTCCAAGAAAGATCACAAGATgaagaagaacaagaagaaggaggaggaccAGGCCAGCGACG ACAGGGGCAGCGACAGCGGCCGGGTGGTGAAGACGGTGCTGGAGCGCTGGAGGGATTCTCTGCAGGCCTGCAGCAGCTTGTCTCAG GTGTTCGTCCACATGTCCAGCCTGGAGCGGAGCATCATGTGGTCGCGCTCCATCCTCAACGCTCGCTGCCGCATCTGCAGACGCAAAGGAGACGCCGACAACATGCTGCTGTGTGACGGCTGCGAGCGAGGACACCACACCCACTGCCTGAGGCCCCGCCTTAAG TCTGTTCCAGAAGGAGACTGGTTCTGTCCCGACTGCCGACCCAAACAGCGTTCTAGCCGCATCCCGTCTAGACAAAGATCCTCTattgatgaggaggaggaagaaagcgaggaagaggaggaggaagatgattctgaggaggaagaagattctgaggatgaagaagacgatgaggaagaagaagaggaagtggTTGAAAG TTCCAGGAAGAgccaagctccgccccccaaAGGCAAGTCCCAATCAGCCCCTTCCAAAGTGCAGCAGACCACACCCAAAAACAGCTCGGCGCCATCAGGGAAAACCTCTAA CTCCTCAGGGaaaaaggccacaccccctaaGGCGAAGTCCAGCACGAGCAAAGCTCCGCCCCGCTCGGGGAGAAGCAGTGCACGTCTGAGTCATGAGAACTCCACCCCAACAAGCAAAGCCAAAGCGTCCCCTGGCCAGAGCGACAGCCACAAAAAGTCACCGACAG ACTCCGCCCCACCCAAGCCCTCCAGAGCCATCCTCTCGCCATCAGACCAGTCCTCGTCCAGCCGGCGGTCCTCCGGCAGGAACCAGGGAGTCCACGAGCTGTCGGCGTGTGAGCAGCTGACCGTGGAGCTGGTCCGGCACGAGGACAGCTGGCCCTTCATGAAGCTGGTGTCCAAAACCCAG GTTCCTGACTACTACGACATCATCAAGAAGCCCATCGCCCTGAGCACCATCAGAGAGAAGGTCAACAACTGCCAGTATCAGAGCACAA GTGAATTCATCTGCGACGTGGAGCTGATGTTCTCCAACTGTCTGCAGTACAACCCCCGACACACCAACGAGGCCAAGGCCGGCGTGCGCCTGCAGCAGTTCTTCCACGCCCAGCTCAGCGCACTCGGCCTATTGGAGCGCAGCTCCGCCCCGCCCAGCAAGCGTCCTCGCCACTGA